The proteins below are encoded in one region of Planctomycetaceae bacterium:
- a CDS encoding cytochrome C oxidase subunit IV family protein, whose product MAHDNHNSHHANYLAVFVALCVFTGLSVLFDLAHFSNHAVTIVLVLAVAVAKALCVMGFFMHLKFEGNWKFVLLAPTTILAIGLPLALLPDIGVVYYTSVAPQNVSWSGEMEVYHAEHASAEHGEHSGEADSVQHEE is encoded by the coding sequence ATGGCCCACGACAATCACAATTCTCATCACGCCAACTATCTGGCGGTCTTTGTTGCCCTGTGTGTCTTCACCGGTCTGTCGGTGCTGTTTGACCTGGCACACTTTTCCAATCATGCGGTGACGATTGTGCTTGTGCTGGCCGTTGCCGTCGCCAAGGCTCTGTGCGTGATGGGATTCTTCATGCATCTGAAGTTTGAAGGCAACTGGAAGTTCGTCCTGCTGGCACCGACAACCATTCTTGCGATCGGGCTGCCGCTGGCACTGCTGCCGGATATTGGCGTGGTTTACTACACGAGTGTCGCGCCGCAGAACGTGTCGTGGTCGGGTGAAATGGAGGTCTATCATGCCGAACACGCCTCCGCGGAACACGGCGAGCACTCGGGTGAAGCCGATTCCGTGCAGCACGAAGAATGA
- a CDS encoding ABC transporter ATP-binding protein: MSDPVVTASDVQHSYGPRRALNGLTFEIAAGECLGLLGPNGSGKTTLFRILATLLPLQSGCISVFGRDLAREASQVRRLLGVTFQSPAVDVRLTVEENLRCHGHIYGLSGTSLRQRVDEVLTQFSLNDRRGSLVGELSGGLKRRVELAKGILHRPRLLLLDEPGTGLDPAARLQFWTLVNEQQRQNGTTVLLTTHLMNEAEACDSLVLMDRGRVVRSGTPSELTAGVSGERLSVRCRNVANVRARLEKAVGQPAQLAGDQLCFRITDAAGMLPSLLTEFHDEVLAAEVARATLEDVFLELTGRRLSQDDAQSGGDIS, from the coding sequence ATGTCCGACCCGGTTGTCACGGCAAGCGATGTCCAGCACTCTTATGGACCGCGGCGCGCGTTGAATGGTCTGACGTTCGAAATTGCTGCCGGCGAGTGTCTGGGGCTGCTCGGCCCGAACGGTTCCGGAAAGACGACGCTGTTCCGGATACTTGCCACCCTGCTGCCACTTCAGAGCGGTTGTATTTCGGTGTTTGGTCGTGACCTCGCCCGCGAAGCGTCTCAGGTCCGGCGGCTGCTGGGGGTCACGTTTCAGTCTCCGGCTGTGGATGTCCGACTGACCGTCGAAGAAAATCTGCGCTGCCACGGTCACATCTATGGACTTTCAGGAACGTCGCTGCGGCAGCGCGTTGATGAGGTACTGACTCAGTTTTCTCTGAATGACCGGCGAGGGTCGCTGGTTGGAGAGTTGTCCGGCGGGCTGAAGCGTCGAGTCGAACTGGCCAAGGGCATTCTGCATCGCCCCAGGCTGCTGTTGCTGGACGAACCGGGGACGGGGCTTGATCCTGCCGCGCGGCTGCAGTTCTGGACGCTGGTTAATGAACAGCAGCGTCAGAACGGAACGACGGTCCTGCTGACAACACACCTGATGAATGAAGCGGAAGCGTGCGATTCGCTGGTGCTGATGGATCGCGGCCGTGTTGTTCGATCGGGAACTCCGTCGGAACTGACGGCCGGCGTTTCCGGAGAACGGCTTTCGGTGCGCTGCCGAAACGTCGCGAATGTTCGCGCGCGATTGGAAAAGGCGGTGGGGCAGCCAGCTCAATTGGCGGGCGACCAGTTGTGTTTTCGCATCACCGACGCAGCCGGGATGCTGCCGTCTCTGTTGACCGAATTTCATGACGAAGTGCTTGCCGCCGAGGTCGCCAGGGCAACACTGGAGGACGTGTTTCTGGAACTGACGGGCCGTCGGTTGTCGCAGGACGACGCGCAATCGGGAGGCGATATTTCATGA
- a CDS encoding beta-ketoacyl-[acyl-carrier-protein] synthase family protein, which translates to MVQSQSSDVVITGIGVVSPIGIGPDAFWQNLSEGRCGFRRSELLSYVGTPGCIGGEVSEFNDTTAKKDHLKSLRKSLKVMCREIQLGVASAIQAMGNAGLSEGSYPPDRVGVDFGANLMSSPPEVLLGGVAKCLTERNGTECFDFSKWGEHGLSGMEPLWLLRYLPNMPGCHIGIALQACGPNNSITHDEASGGLAINEAANIIRRGRADVMITGTTGTRWHVVKAAQHQKWDALADGAAGEHCRPFDRDRTGEFLSEASCTLILESKAHAEARGARILATLLGSGSACVAASDGSVNEQKAVELAASVAMKQANVTPDQIGHVSAAGSGHPERDLHEARAIRQLFGSQADKVPVTACKSYFGSAGSGSSLCELAASVLALQHGLIPKTLNFETPDPQAPLNVVHGEHQPTDNRVFLKTSVTRMGQASAVVIGV; encoded by the coding sequence ATGGTTCAATCACAATCCAGCGACGTTGTTATCACCGGGATCGGAGTTGTGTCTCCGATCGGGATCGGTCCCGATGCCTTCTGGCAGAACCTTTCCGAAGGTCGCTGCGGGTTCCGTCGCAGCGAGTTGCTGTCATACGTCGGGACTCCGGGGTGCATCGGCGGCGAAGTCAGTGAGTTCAACGACACGACGGCAAAGAAGGACCACCTGAAGTCGCTTCGCAAGAGTCTGAAAGTGATGTGCCGCGAGATTCAACTGGGCGTTGCGTCGGCCATTCAGGCCATGGGAAACGCGGGGCTGTCGGAAGGCTCTTACCCGCCCGATCGCGTGGGTGTCGACTTCGGCGCGAACCTGATGTCCAGTCCTCCGGAGGTTCTGCTGGGCGGCGTGGCGAAGTGTCTGACAGAACGAAACGGTACAGAGTGCTTCGATTTCTCCAAATGGGGCGAACACGGGTTGTCCGGGATGGAGCCACTGTGGCTGCTGCGGTATCTGCCGAACATGCCGGGCTGTCACATCGGCATCGCTCTGCAGGCCTGCGGTCCGAATAACTCCATCACGCACGACGAAGCATCCGGCGGACTGGCGATCAACGAAGCCGCCAACATCATCCGTCGCGGACGTGCGGACGTGATGATCACCGGCACCACGGGAACTCGCTGGCATGTCGTCAAAGCCGCGCAGCACCAGAAATGGGACGCTCTGGCCGACGGCGCAGCCGGCGAACACTGCCGGCCATTCGACCGGGACCGCACGGGAGAATTCCTTTCGGAAGCATCGTGCACACTGATTCTGGAATCAAAGGCTCATGCCGAAGCCCGTGGTGCCAGGATTCTGGCAACGCTGCTGGGCAGCGGTTCCGCCTGCGTGGCCGCTTCCGACGGGAGTGTCAACGAACAGAAGGCGGTCGAACTGGCGGCATCCGTGGCAATGAAGCAGGCGAATGTCACTCCGGACCAGATCGGTCACGTCAGCGCTGCCGGCAGTGGTCATCCGGAACGTGACCTTCACGAAGCAAGGGCGATCCGGCAGCTCTTCGGCAGTCAGGCTGACAAAGTGCCGGTCACAGCCTGCAAGAGTTACTTCGGAAGCGCGGGCAGCGGTTCGTCTCTGTGCGAACTTGCCGCTTCCGTGCTGGCGCTGCAGCACGGCCTGATTCCGAAAACGCTGAACTTTGAAACGCCGGACCCGCAGGCACCGCTGAATGTTGTGCACGGTGAGCATCAGCCGACCGACAACCGGGTGTTCTTAAAAACCAGCGTGACGCGGATGGGGCAGGCCAGCGCGGTTGTCATCGGCGTCTAG
- a CDS encoding YdeI/OmpD-associated family protein: protein MKRYQSVDEYIAGETQWQKELMQLRKILNGTELEETLKWGAPCYTWRGKNLVGIGSFKSYCGLWFFQGALLSDPDGVLITSDDNPAKAMRQWRFQSAKDIRSRSIRAYVREAVALQEKGQEIKPNRNKSIEIPRELKAALSADRRAAAAFENLTKGRQREYADYIAGAKRQETKTQRLAKIVPLILAGTGLNDKYRNC from the coding sequence ATGAAACGCTATCAGAGTGTTGACGAATACATCGCCGGGGAAACACAGTGGCAGAAGGAACTGATGCAGCTTCGGAAGATCCTGAACGGGACGGAACTGGAGGAGACGCTGAAGTGGGGCGCGCCGTGTTACACATGGCGTGGGAAAAACCTGGTGGGAATCGGATCGTTTAAATCTTACTGCGGTCTGTGGTTCTTTCAGGGAGCGCTGCTGAGTGATCCGGATGGCGTGCTGATTACGTCCGATGACAACCCGGCGAAGGCCATGCGGCAGTGGAGGTTCCAGTCGGCAAAAGACATCAGGTCCCGGTCAATCCGTGCGTACGTCCGCGAAGCTGTCGCTCTGCAGGAAAAGGGGCAGGAGATCAAGCCGAACCGAAATAAGTCGATTGAGATTCCACGGGAACTGAAAGCGGCTCTTTCGGCGGACAGGCGCGCCGCGGCGGCATTCGAAAATCTGACGAAAGGCAGGCAGCGTGAGTACGCCGATTACATCGCCGGAGCCAAACGACAGGAAACCAAAACACAGCGGCTTGCGAAGATCGTTCCGCTGATCCTTGCCGGCACCGGTCTGAATGACAAATACCGAAACTGCTGA
- a CDS encoding response regulator — translation MMQPQTVLVIEDEKSIADVVIYNLEKENFRVLWERDGRDGLLKAQSVVPDLVVLDLMLPGMDGLQVCRHLKSDSRTQDVRVLMLTARSEETDEIVGFNMGADDYVTKPFRVRPLIHRVKALLRRSETSSSPKDRISLHGIEIDRVQHTATSDGRDLDLTPTEFRLLWTMASQPGRPFSRNELMDTARGEDANALERTIDVHVRSLRKKLDATASVVETVRGVGYRFQRK, via the coding sequence ATGATGCAGCCACAAACTGTTCTGGTGATCGAAGATGAAAAGTCGATTGCCGACGTCGTGATCTACAATCTCGAAAAGGAAAACTTTCGAGTCTTGTGGGAGCGTGACGGACGTGACGGTTTGCTGAAAGCGCAGTCGGTTGTTCCTGATCTGGTTGTGCTGGACCTGATGCTGCCTGGAATGGACGGCCTGCAGGTTTGCCGGCACCTGAAAAGTGACAGCAGAACTCAGGATGTGCGAGTACTGATGCTGACCGCTCGCAGCGAAGAAACCGACGAAATCGTCGGATTCAACATGGGAGCCGACGACTACGTCACAAAGCCGTTCCGAGTTCGGCCGCTGATTCACCGCGTCAAGGCGCTGCTGCGGCGAAGCGAAACCAGCAGTTCTCCTAAAGACCGAATCTCACTGCACGGCATCGAAATCGACCGCGTGCAGCACACTGCCACCTCCGACGGTCGCGACCTCGATCTGACGCCCACCGAGTTCCGGCTGCTGTGGACAATGGCCAGCCAGCCGGGACGCCCGTTTTCCCGCAACGAACTCATGGACACCGCTCGCGGCGAAGACGCCAACGCTCTGGAGCGCACGATCGACGTCCACGTGCGTTCGCTGCGAAAGAAACTTGATGCCACTGCCAGCGTCGTCGAAACGGTTCGAGGCGTCGGTTACCGGTTTCAGCGGAAATAA
- the phoU gene encoding phosphate signaling complex protein PhoU gives MTLHFIREMDNLHRDLVTMCSMVEEHISDAVEGLINQPRELGAELAGRDKQVDEWDVHIEEECLKILALYHPVAHDLRRVAAVMKITGELERVADLSVSIAQRADGISAFPGFPIPDRLAEMSQEALSMLHSSIDAYVESDSQLARSVCSRDDGVDALNVELLNETRSVMQSRPEFIEPAMHLFSAIRHIERVADHATNIAEDVVYLVEGEIIRHPGLQRST, from the coding sequence ATGACGCTGCACTTCATACGGGAGATGGACAATCTTCACCGCGATCTGGTGACAATGTGTTCCATGGTGGAGGAACACATCAGCGACGCCGTCGAAGGACTGATCAATCAGCCCAGAGAATTGGGCGCTGAACTTGCAGGCCGAGACAAACAGGTCGACGAATGGGATGTCCATATCGAAGAGGAATGCCTGAAGATTCTGGCTCTGTACCATCCCGTCGCCCATGATCTGCGGCGAGTCGCGGCCGTGATGAAGATTACCGGCGAACTGGAACGCGTGGCCGACCTGTCCGTCAGCATTGCCCAGCGAGCCGACGGAATCTCCGCGTTTCCCGGCTTTCCCATCCCGGACCGATTGGCCGAGATGTCGCAGGAAGCACTCTCGATGCTGCATTCCAGCATTGATGCCTACGTCGAATCGGATTCTCAACTGGCCCGGTCCGTTTGCAGCCGTGATGACGGCGTCGACGCTTTGAATGTGGAACTGCTGAATGAAACACGGTCCGTGATGCAGTCACGACCGGAGTTCATTGAACCGGCGATGCACCTGTTTTCGGCGATTCGGCATATTGAACGTGTCGCGGACCATGCGACAAATATCGCCGAAGATGTTGTCTACCTGGTCGAAGGAGAGATTATTCGTCACCCGGGTCTGCAGCGCAGTACGTGA
- the pstB gene encoding phosphate ABC transporter ATP-binding protein PstB codes for MSGHRHSIVAHELGFYYGTHQVLFDVSLKIPERSVMALIGPSGCGKSTFLRTLNRMNDLIEGTRCTGTLHVEGQDVNAPDIDVVLLRQHVGMVFQKSTPFPKSIFDNVAYGPRIAGERNRAVLADRVESCLQKAALWDEVKDRLNESAMALSGGQQQRLCIARALATNPEIILMDEPASALDPASTARIEDLIGELCAQYTIVIVTHNMQQASRVSHQTAFFYEGRLIEVGPTIRMFTSPKEKKTEDYITGRFG; via the coding sequence ATGTCAGGACACCGGCATTCCATTGTCGCACATGAACTGGGCTTCTATTACGGCACGCACCAGGTTCTGTTCGACGTCAGTCTGAAGATTCCCGAACGATCCGTGATGGCTCTGATCGGACCGTCAGGCTGCGGCAAAAGCACCTTTCTGCGGACACTGAACCGCATGAATGACCTGATCGAAGGAACACGCTGTACCGGCACGCTGCATGTCGAGGGACAGGACGTCAACGCTCCGGATATCGACGTGGTCCTGTTGCGCCAGCATGTCGGAATGGTGTTTCAGAAGTCAACTCCGTTTCCAAAGTCCATCTTTGACAACGTCGCCTACGGTCCTCGAATCGCCGGCGAACGGAACCGCGCTGTTCTGGCTGATCGCGTGGAGTCCTGCCTTCAGAAGGCCGCTCTGTGGGATGAGGTGAAGGATCGCCTGAACGAATCCGCGATGGCCCTTTCCGGCGGACAGCAGCAGCGATTGTGCATCGCCCGTGCGCTGGCCACAAACCCGGAAATCATCCTGATGGACGAACCCGCTTCCGCTCTTGACCCGGCCAGTACGGCTCGCATTGAGGATCTGATCGGCGAACTGTGTGCCCAGTACACGATCGTGATCGTGACTCACAATATGCAGCAGGCGTCACGCGTGAGCCATCAGACGGCGTTCTTCTATGAGGGCCGCCTGATCGAAGTCGGCCCCACAATCCGGATGTTTACCTCACCAAAGGAAAAGAAGACGGAAGACTACATCACCGGGCGTTTTGGATAG
- the pstA gene encoding phosphate ABC transporter permease PstA produces MSKSPSFTLTAPGSNVQRRLRSSRIFSAVCAVATYSGLGILAILIGTVVWTAMHRLDWTYITNVDSAFADRAGILAGLWGSFWLISLTAVLAIPIGVGSAVYLEEYAGPGRLTQIIKVNLSNLAGVPSIVYGMLGLTVFVRMFDLFATASRGTTVIKLLGFIQIPIPLGKTVLAGSLTMTLVILPVVIIAAQESLRAVPGTIRAASFALGATRWQTVWHQVVPAALPGIVTGVILSISRAIGETAPLIMVGAVTVARFCPGGVDSPMDLIRNPALIFAAPVDRFSAMPIEIFYWAKLPGDDFKPVAAAGIVVLLVVLLCFNGLAIYVRQRARKKIMW; encoded by the coding sequence ATGAGCAAATCGCCTTCGTTTACTCTGACGGCTCCCGGATCGAACGTCCAGCGAAGACTCAGGTCGTCACGGATCTTCAGCGCGGTCTGCGCCGTCGCGACATACAGCGGCCTGGGGATCCTGGCCATTCTGATCGGTACCGTCGTCTGGACGGCAATGCATCGCCTGGACTGGACGTACATCACAAACGTCGATTCCGCATTCGCCGATCGCGCCGGCATTCTGGCGGGACTCTGGGGTTCGTTCTGGCTGATCTCGCTGACAGCAGTGCTGGCGATTCCCATTGGCGTTGGGTCTGCAGTTTACCTCGAAGAATATGCCGGGCCCGGGCGGCTGACACAGATCATCAAAGTCAACCTGTCCAATCTGGCCGGCGTTCCGTCGATCGTCTACGGAATGCTCGGACTGACGGTCTTCGTCAGGATGTTTGACTTGTTCGCCACGGCCAGCCGCGGCACAACGGTCATCAAACTCCTGGGCTTCATCCAGATTCCGATTCCGCTGGGCAAAACGGTTCTGGCCGGGTCGCTGACAATGACACTGGTCATCCTGCCCGTCGTGATTATCGCGGCTCAGGAGTCTCTTCGAGCCGTGCCGGGAACGATTCGAGCGGCGTCGTTTGCTCTGGGAGCCACGCGATGGCAGACTGTGTGGCACCAGGTCGTTCCGGCAGCGTTGCCGGGAATCGTCACGGGAGTCATCCTCTCGATCTCCCGCGCGATCGGTGAAACGGCACCGCTGATCATGGTGGGAGCAGTCACGGTTGCCCGCTTCTGTCCGGGAGGCGTCGATTCTCCAATGGACCTGATTCGTAATCCCGCCTTGATTTTCGCGGCGCCAGTCGATCGTTTTTCTGCGATGCCGATTGAGATCTTCTACTGGGCCAAACTGCCCGGCGATGATTTCAAACCTGTCGCGGCGGCAGGAATTGTTGTCCTGCTGGTTGTGCTGCTGTGCTTCAACGGTCTGGCGATCTACGTTCGACAGCGTGCCCGCAAGAAAATCATGTGGTAA
- the pstC gene encoding phosphate ABC transporter permease subunit PstC has product MANSSRQIDFGNSPRRIHEKLIHLVLLGCALASILTTIGIILVLLNDSVFTFGPSKAFFQRISLQQFLLDTDWNPSTGHFGILPLLSGTLMVASIACSIGVPLGLGAAIYLSEYAAPRERSVVKPVLELLAGIPTVVFGYFGLAFITPYVLQPLFQRLFGIEVSIYNVASAGIVVGIMITPTVASLSEDVLRAVPTSLRDAAYALGATKLDVSVRIVVPAALSGILAAILLAFARAVGETMAVTICCGSLVQLSANPFESMQTMTAFMVSQTSGEDSANSIEFKSIYAVGLALFVITLTINLISQYILSRFREVYE; this is encoded by the coding sequence ATGGCCAACTCCAGCCGTCAAATCGACTTCGGGAACTCTCCTCGCCGAATTCACGAAAAGCTGATCCACCTGGTGCTGCTGGGGTGCGCTCTGGCTTCGATTCTGACGACGATCGGAATCATCCTGGTACTTCTCAACGACAGCGTGTTTACGTTCGGCCCCAGCAAGGCATTCTTTCAGCGCATTTCACTGCAACAGTTTCTGCTCGATACCGACTGGAACCCTAGCACGGGACACTTTGGAATTCTGCCACTGCTTTCGGGTACGCTGATGGTTGCGAGCATCGCCTGCAGCATCGGTGTGCCGCTGGGACTGGGAGCTGCCATCTATCTCAGTGAATATGCAGCGCCCAGGGAACGGTCCGTCGTAAAGCCCGTCCTGGAACTTCTTGCGGGGATCCCCACCGTCGTCTTCGGTTACTTCGGTCTGGCGTTCATCACCCCGTACGTGCTGCAACCGCTGTTTCAGAGATTGTTCGGGATTGAGGTTTCCATTTACAACGTAGCCAGCGCGGGAATCGTGGTTGGTATCATGATCACGCCGACGGTGGCTTCGCTGAGTGAAGACGTGCTGAGGGCCGTGCCAACCAGCCTGCGCGACGCCGCGTACGCTCTGGGAGCCACCAAGCTGGACGTGTCGGTCAGAATCGTCGTCCCCGCCGCTTTGTCCGGAATTCTGGCCGCCATCCTGCTGGCGTTCGCCAGAGCCGTCGGTGAAACGATGGCTGTTACGATCTGCTGCGGCAGCCTGGTACAGCTTTCGGCAAACCCGTTTGAAAGTATGCAGACCATGACCGCCTTCATGGTCAGTCAGACATCCGGTGAGGATTCCGCGAACTCGATCGAATTTAAAAGCATCTACGCCGTGGGACTGGCGCTGTTTGTGATTACGCTCACCATCAACCTGATTTCCCAATACATCCTGAGCCGCTTTCGGGAGGTCTACGAATGA